GATCCGACGGCCAGGTCTTTCATGCCGTCGCCGTCGATGTCTCCGAGCGCGAACGAGTCGCCGAACAGACGGTCGAGGGCGGTCGTCGCGAGCGCATCGAGTTTCCAGTCGCGTTGCGCATTTCCGGGCCCGTTCCGGCCTGTCAACGTGAAGAGACGAACCCCGAGGGAAGTGGCGCCGCGATCCGATTTGGACGGAGGTCTCGGGCCGTCGCTCAGTGCGAGGATCGCTTGGCGGCCGTCGTCACCCAAGTCAGTCGTGAGGAGCGTGCGCGAACCGAAGGGAGCTCCGACCTCGAGATCGAGCCCGCGCCCGAGCGACGAGAAGTGCCCATGGCCATCATGACGAAACGCGGCGACGCCCTTCAAGTGCACCGCGAAGGCGAGGTCCAGCACCCCGTCGCCGTCGAGATCCGCCGCGCGCACGTCACCGTAGTCGAAGTCGACGGGCGGAAAGGTCGCCTCTTTCCACGCGCGCCAATTGCCATGACCGTCGCCGAGGTAGATTACCGGCCGCAACGGGAACGTCTTGCGCGCAGGGCCGTGCACGATGTCGAGCTCGCCGTCGCCGTTCAGATCGGCGACGTCGAAGCCGTTCCGCCACTGGCCGGCCGCGGGCAATCCTTGGTCGAACCCGGTTACCGTGAGCCGCTTCGTCGAAGGGAGGTCGACCAGCGACGGGCCCGGTGTCGACACCGACGCCGACACCATCGTCGGCGCTATGCCAGACGGGCACGGATGCGCCTCGTCGCACGAGCCGTCGATCTGCGGAGACTGACGACCTTCGCTGCGAATGACGGCGAAGGTCGCGGCGAGACCGGCCATTGCAAGGGCCGCAACCAACGCGAGTCGAACAGGGGAGCTCAAAGCGCGGGCATTGTACCACGCGCGGTC
The Vulgatibacter incomptus DNA segment above includes these coding regions:
- a CDS encoding FG-GAP repeat domain-containing protein; this encodes MAGLAATFAVIRSEGRQSPQIDGSCDEAHPCPSGIAPTMVSASVSTPGPSLVDLPSTKRLTVTGFDQGLPAAGQWRNGFDVADLNGDGELDIVHGPARKTFPLRPVIYLGDGHGNWRAWKEATFPPVDFDYGDVRAADLDGDGVLDLAFAVHLKGVAAFRHDGHGHFSSLGRGLDLEVGAPFGSRTLLTTDLGDDGRQAILALSDGPRPPSKSDRGATSLGVRLFTLTGRNGPGNAQRDWKLDALATTALDRLFGDSFALGDIDGDGMKDLAVGSNTLGETRVLFRWAAGAFVPVPLDGLRERGLIRSVALADLDGDSRDDLVVAYAQSEGETWFVGVDVFFNRMGTFERREIAREESRNGYTALAVCNFDGVNAGRSLAVARDDGTISLFAADGRGFVTQDLRVPNAGHEGCRGYRVRCVDLNHDGKDELLASFAGESDGLSETDACASQGALKVWTVGATR